The Tropicibacter oceani DNA segment ATGATGCGGCCATGGCCTATCAGGAACAGGGCACCCCGCTGGTCATCTTTGCCGGTGAACAGTACGGCGCCGGGTCGTCGCGTGACTGGGCCGCCAAGGGCACCGCGCTGCTGGGCGTCAAGGCCGTGATCGCCGAATCGTTCGAGCGTATCCACCGTTCGAACCTGGTGGGCATGGGCGTCATCCCGTTCGAATTCACCGGCGGCGACACCCGCAAATCGCTGGGTCTGACCGGTGACGAAACGGTGTCCATCGCGGGCCTCGACACGATCAAGCCGCAAGAAGTGGTGCCCTGCACCATCACCATGGCGGATGGGTCGACCAAGGTCATCCAGATCAAGTGCCGGATCGATACCGCGATCGAGATCGAATACATCGAGCACGGCGGCGTTCTGCACTACGTGCTGCGCGATCTGGCCAAGGCCAACTGATCCCGCTCCCCCTTTCGGGACAAGACAACAGCCCCCGGCAGCGATGCCGGGGGTTTTTCGTTGTCAGCGGCCCACAGGGCAGGTTTTCCCCACCTGACGGGCGGATGATCCATCGCTAGGGTTTGGGGGTGCCGGACAGCCGTCACATTTCCGTGGCGGGCGCAATTTCGCCCAAAACCACGGCAGTCGGCGCAAGTCTGCGCAATGCTTGAACAATTGACCGCAAAACAGGTTTCGCCTTTTGGGTGTTAGGCTTTAATCCAGACCCAAGGGGCACAGTTAACAAATAGAACAGAACTTTATCAGGCCGAGAGACACCCATGAAAATCCTGACCATTCTTCAAGCAGCGGCATTGGTGGCCCTGGCGCTTTATGGCGCGGCGGCCGGGGCGAATGACAAACCCGCCTGCCACGCAGAAGACACCCAGATCACCTGCAACCTCTGACCCGCCTTTGGGGGCCTGCAACGCGCAGGCCGCCAGGGTGGCGGTGCCCCCTTTGGGCCTAGCGCCCCAGCGCCGCGTTCAACGCCGGCACAAAGCGCTGTTCATAGTCCGAGCCGACCAGCGGCCCGATGAACTTGAACAGCACCACACCATCCCCATCCAGGATGAAGGTCTCGGGCGGGCCGGTCACGCCCCACTCGATCGAGGTCCGCCCCGAAGGATCAAAGGCGATCGCCGAAAAGGGATTGCCGTCCTGTTCCAGCACCTGACGGGCCTGGCCCTCCTGGTCCTTCATGTTCACGCCGACGACGTTCAGCCCCTCGGCCTGCATCTGCATCAGGCGCGGATGTTCGGCGCGGCATGGCGGGCACCAGCTGGCCCAGAAATTCACGATGGTCACCTCGCCCGTGGCCAGCACTTCGGGGGTGACGGGCGCATAGCCGCTTAGCGCCACCTCGGTGATCGCCGGAGCAGGCTTGCCCACGAAGGTCGAGGGCAGATCGCGCGCGCCCGGCCGCCCAAGCCCCAGGTAGAACATCAGCCCCAGCGCCAGAAAGACCAGCGGCGGCAGGATCATCAGGGGCGAAATGCCACGTTTGTCAGCCAAGTTTCTGTCTCTCTTCAATCTGGGCCAGCTCGGCCTTGACCTTGCGCGCACGCAGCACGCTGGCCACCACAAGCACCACGATCAGCAGGATCGACAGCGCATAGGACGACAGGACCGCCCCGGCGTATTTTCCAAGATCCGGCATCATGCCCCCCTTTCGCGCGTCAACAGCGCCCGCGCCCGGCGTGCCCTGATTTCGGTCTGGGTGCGCAGGAACACCAGCGCGATGAACAGCAGGACAAAGCCCGCGATGCTGACCAGAAGCGGGTGGTAAAACACGTCGGCCACGTTCTCTTCCTTGTCCAGCGACAGCGATGCGCCCTGGTGCAGCCCCTGGTTCCAGAAATTCACCGCATAGCGCGACAGCAGCGCAAAGACCGACCCGACAAGACACAGGATCGAGGTCAGGTCGGCAGCGGTGTCGTCATTTTCGATCGCCGTCCAAAGCGCCATGTATCCAAGGTAGAACAGGAACAGGATCAGGAAAGAGGTCAGGCGCGGGTCCCAGGCCCACCAGGTTCCCCACATCGGCTGGCCCCAGATTGCCCCGGTGATCAGCGCGATCACGGTCATCATCGCCCCGATGGGCGCCGCGGCCCGGGCCGCCAGCGCGCTGACGTGATGGCGCCGCACGATCCAGATCAGCGAGGCGACAAGCATCATCATCCAGGCGTTGATCGCCATCAGCGCCGAAGGCACGTGCAGATAGATGATTTTCACGGTGCTGCCCTGCCGGTAATCTTCGGGCGTAAAGAAAAAGCCCCAGACCAGTCCCACGACAAGGCAGATGACAGCCCCCGCGCTGAACCAGGGCAGCAGGCGGTCGGTGGTCCGGATAAACTTGACCGGATTGGCGTATTCCCAGATCGACATGCGCTTTGGATACCTCTGTTTGGCACCGCTTTACACATCAAATATCCGTAGGGCGCAATACGTCGCGCTCAGCTTGGGCCAGTGGCGGCCCATGCGCCGCAGCGGAACGTCAGTCAACGCCCTGCCGCCAGCCGCAAAACCCGCCGCGATGCCCATTGATCGAATCAATGCCGCTGCGGCGCGGGGCCATTGGTGCCTCAGCGCAGGTTGATCCGCAGAACCGCCGCCGAGGCAAAGGGCAGCAGCGCCACCGCCCCCGCGCTGATCCCCGCCAGCATCAAAAGCGGCGTCTGCACCGCCAGCCCCTCGGCGCCGCGCCGCGCGGCCTCGGCGCCAAAAATCAGGGTCGGCACGTAAAGCGGCAGCACCAGCAGCGACATCAGCAACCCGCCACGTTTCAGCCCCACGGTCAGCGCCGCGCCAAAGGTGCCGATCACCGACAGCGCCGGGGTCCCCAGCAGCAGCGACACCACCACCCACAGATAGCCCCCGACCGGCAGGTTCAAAAGCACCCCCAGCACCGGCGCCGCCAGCACCAAAGGCAGGCCCGTGGTGATCCAATGCGCCAGCGCCTTGACGCTGACCACGCCCTCCATCGGCAAAGGCGCCGTCGCCAACAGGTCAAGCGACCCGTCCTCCCAATCCAGCGCAAAGATCCGGTCCAGCGACAACAGACAGGCCAGCAGCGCCCCGATCCACAGAACGCCCGGCGCGATCCGCGTCAGCAGCCCGGTCTCGGGGCCAACCCCGAAAGGCACCAGCACCGTCACGATCAGGAAAAACACCAGACCCAGGCCAAAGCCCCCCCCGGCCCGCACCGACAGCCGCAAATCCCGTACCAGCAGCGCAATCATAAAAAGGCCTCGTCCGAGGCCGCCGCCCGTGGGCGCGCCTTGTAGGGGGTCACGTCGAAAATCTCGGCCTCCTGCAGCCCAAGGTCGATATGCGTCGCCATCAAGGCGCTGCCGCCCGCCGCCAGATGCGCACGCACCGCCTCGGCAAACAGTTGCACCGACGCGGTGTCCAGCGACACCGTCGGCTCGTCCAACACCCAGACCGGCCGCCCCGTCACCATCAGCCGCGCCAGACCCAGCCGCCGCTTCTGCCCGGCGCTCAGCGTGCCCGCCAACCGATTGTCCAGGGTCTCAAGGTTGAACCCTTTCAACGCCGCGGAAATGTTCTTTGTCCCAAAGGCCTGCGCCCAAAAGCTCAGGTTCTCGGTCACCGTCAGCATGGATTTCAACCCATCCGCATGGGCGGCATAGGCAATCCGCTCGCCCGCCCCCTCGACCGTGCCTTCGAACGGCGGCTGCAGGCCCGCCACGGTGCGCAGCAAGGTCGTCTTGCCCGACCCGTTCGGCCCGCGCAGCACCAGCGCCCGCCCCGGCCCCAGCCCAAAGCTGACACCCTCCAGAACCGGCACACCGCCCCGGGCCACCGCAAGATCACGAACCGTCAATTCCATGTCGCAGACTTACCCCAGCCGCCCGCCGCGCAAAAGCGTCAAAAGCGCCCAGTGCCCATTCCGGCCCGCCTGTTTCTTTGTGCCGCAAAATATCCCGGGGGAGTCGCTCAGCGACGGGGGCAGCGCCCCCAACCAACGCCCGCCGCAACAAACCGCCTCAGATCTCCTCGGACCGTACAGTCAATCTCAGACCGGCAGGGCCGCCAGCGCCACGCGCCGGCCCTCGCTCAGCAGCACGTTGTAGGTCCGGCAGGCCGAGGGCGAATTCATCACCTCGACGCCGATCCCCGCGTCCTCCAGCCGGGCGCGCAGCGCGGACGGCAGGTGAAAGATTTCCGCCCCCGTGCCCACGAACAGCACGTCCACATGGCCGGCAAGGTCCATCAGGGCGGCAACATCGTCCAGCCCGCCCCAGGGATTCGCCCCGGCGCCATACATCAGAACCGCGCCGGCATGGACCTCGCCTCCGACGCGGAAAAAGCCGGGGCCATATCCGTCAACGGGGACGGCATCGGTAAAGGTGATTTCATTGATACGCATGGCTTGCTTTTACCTCCAGAACGGCAGCCCAGACAAGGCCGAGAGCGCAATCAACCCATAGGCCGCGCCGCGATACAGCCTGTCTTGGCCCGGCACGAACATCCGCCCGCCCAGCCAGTTGCCCGCCATGCAAGGCACCGCCAGCCCCAGGCCCAGCACCATGGCGCCCGCTTCCCACAATCCAAAGGCGCCCATGCCCAGGATGATCAGCAGATCAAAGACGAAAAGGTAATACAGGGTGGTCGCGCGGATCACCGCCGCCGGCAGTGGCCGGGCCATGTAGAACAGGATCACCGGGGGCCCCGGCAGGCCCGCAACCCCGCCCAGGAAACCAGCCGCACCGCCGATGGCCAGCACCATGGCGCGGCTGACCACGCCGCCATAGCGCAGCCCGCCGATCAGCACCGCCAGCATGCTCAGCGCCAACAGGCTGACCGCATAGCGAAACGCCTCGGGCGGGACCAGTTGCAGCACCGCCAGCCCCACCGGCAACATCACCGCCGTGCCCAGCGTCAGCCGCCCCAGGTCGCCCTTTTCGACCTGCGGCCAGGCGCGGCGCAGGATCGGCATGGGGCCAAGGATGTCCATGAAGGTCAGCGCCAGGATCGCCTGGAAGGGCGTCAGAAACTGCGCCGTAACGGGCAAAAAGACAAGGGCTGTTCCAAAGCCTGCAAAGCCCCGGACCAGCCCCCCGATGAATGCCGCAAATGCGATCCAGCCAAGGCCCGGAAGGTTCCAGGCCTCGGCCAGCAGATCAGGCATCGATATCCCCGAACTGGGTGCCCGAGGTATCGACCGGCTTGCTCCAGTCGCGTTTCACGCCCAACCGGTGCAGGATGGCCGAAGCCACGAAGATCGACGAATAGGTGCCCACCAGGATGCCCCAGGTCATCGCAAAGACGAACCCGCGGATCACGTCGCCGCCCAGCACCAACAGCGCGATCAGCGCGATCAGTGTGGTGAACGAGGTCATGAAGGTCCGGCTGAGCGTTTCGTTGATCGACAGGTTCAGAACCTCCTTCAGGCCCTTGCTCTTGTACTTGATCAGGTTCTCGCGGACCCGGTCGAACACGACCACCGTATCGTTCAGCGAATAGCCGACGATGGTCAGCAGCGCCGCGATGATCGCCAGGTCAAAGCGGATCTGAAGCTCGGAGAAAATGCCGATGGTCAGGATCACGTCATGGATCAGCGCCACTACCGCGCCCACCGCGAACTGCCATTCGAAGCGCAGCCAGATGTAGATCAGCACGGCACCGATGGCCAGGGTCACGGCAATGATCGCGGTCTTGATCAATTCGCCCGACACCTTGGGCCCGACGCTTTCGACGGAGACGAACTTGATGTCCGGGTTCACGCCCTGCAGCGCGGCCTCGGCGGCGGCGATGACCTCGCCCGATACCGCCTCTTCTCCGTCCTGGGCGCCGATCCGGATCATCGCGACGTTCTGGTCGGGGCCAAAGGTCGGGTCAAAAACCTCGGAAATCGTCGTATCGCCCAGGTCCAGCGCCGCCAGGGCGCTGCGATAGGCCCCGACGTCGATGGGCTGGGCACTTTCGGTGCGGATCGTGGTGCCGCCCTTGAAGTCGATGCCATAGTTCAGACCGCGCACCATGAAGCTGCCAAAGGCCAGCACCATCATGAACAGCGAAATGCCCAGCCACAGCTTGGATCGTGAAAAGAAGTCCCAGTTGGTGACTTCGGGAACCAGTTTCAGTCGCATGTCACACCTCGATCGTTTTGGGACGGCGGCGTTCGAACCAGATCACGATCAGCAGCCGCGTGACGAAGATCGCCGTGAAGACCGAGGTCAGGATGCCCAGCCCCAGCGTGATGGCAAAGCCGCGCACCGGACCCGAACCCATGACATAAAGGATCACCGCCGTGATGAAGGTGGTGAAGTTGGCGTCGATGATGGCGCTCAGCGCCTTTTCATAGCCCAGCTCGATCGCCCGGGCAGGCCCGCGCGCGGTTTTCAGTTCCTCGCGGATACGTTCGAAAATCAGCACGTTGGCGTCGACCGCCATGCCGACGGTCAGCACGATGCCTGCGATGCCCGGCAAGGTCAGCGTCGCGCCGATCAGGCTGAGCGCGCCGAACAGCAGCACGATGTTGAAGATCAACGCGATATTGGCGAAAATCCCGAACAGGCCATAGGCAAGGGCCATGAACATCAGCACGGCGGCAAAGGCCACCGCGGTCGCGATCTTGCCCGCGTCGATGCTGTCCTGTCCCAGTTCCGGGCCGATGGTGCGTTCTTCGAGGAACTCCAGACCCGCCGGCAACGCGCCAGCGCGCAGCAGCACCGCCAGGTTGGTCGATTCCTCGATGCTGAAATTGCCGGTGATGATGCCCGAACCGCCGGAGATATGGCTTTGGATCACCGGATCGCTGATCACCTCGTTGTCCAGCACGATGGCAAAGGGGCTGCCGATGTTCTCGGCGGTGTAGTCGCCGAACTTGCGCGCCCCCGACGGGTTGAAGCGGAAGCTGACCGCAGGCCGCCCGTTCTGGTCAAACGAAGGCTGCGCATCGACCAGCTCTTCGCCGGTGACGACGGGCGCCTGTTCAAGGATGGCATAGGCGCCTTCGCGGTCCAGATATGGCAGGATTTCATTGCCCACCCCGGCGCTGTCATTGGCGTTCGAGGTGCGCCCGACGACCGGCTGAAAGGTCAGCTGCGCCGTGGTGCCGATGATGTCCTTGAGCTCTTGGGCCGAGCCGATGCCCGGCACCTGGATCAGGATGCGGTCACTGCCCTGACGCTGGATCGTGGGTTCGCGGGTGCCGACCTCGTCGATGCGGCGGCGAATGATTTCAAGGCTTTGCTGCATCGTGCGTTCATCCGTGGCCTGCTTTTCGGCCTCGGACAGGGTGACGATGATCTGGTCGCCCTCGCTGCTGACCTGCAGGTCGGTCGACCCGGCCCCGGTCAGCGACACGACGGGCTGCGCCAGTCCGCGCACCAGTTCCAGCGCGCGCGGCATGCCCGCGGGTTCCGATATCCTGACCCGCAATTCGCCCTCGGGGGCGGGTTGCAGGCGGATGGTGCCGACGGTGGCACGTTCGGGGCGCAGGATGTCGCGCACCTCGGGCCACAGCGCGTCCATCCGGGCGGCATAGACGTCCTGCACCTTGACCTCGGCCAACAGGTGCGCACCGCCGCGCAGATCGAGCCCGAGGTTCACCAGACCGGACGGAAGCGCCGAAGGCCATTGCGCTGCAAGGGCCTGATTTTCCGGCGTATTCGCGCCCAGTTCAATGGCCGAGGCAGCGTCGTTATGCTGCTCGACACGGGTGTAAAAGGCATTGGGCAGCGCCAGAACAACGCCCAAGGCAAGCGTGGCCCAGATCAGCACACGCTTCCATAGATCGATCTGTAGCATCGGGTATCAGCCCTGTGCCGGTTCGGTTTTCGACAGCACCTGTGCAATGGTCGATTTGATGATGCGAACCTTGACGCCCTCGGCGATCTCGACTTCGACTTCGGCGCCTTCCATGACGCGCGAAACCTTGCCGATGATACCGCCCTGAGTGACGATCTTGTCGCCCTTGCGGACGGCTTCGACCATGGCCTGATGCTCTTTCATCTTCTTTTGCTGAGGCCGGATCAGCAGGAAATACATGATCGCGAAGATCAGGATAAGCGGAAGAAACTGGCCGAGTGCGTTGACGTCCATTTGGGATGCTCCTGTCAAAACTGGGCGGGGCACCCCCCGCTTTTTGATTGCGCGGAACCTATGCGCGGTGCGGCGCGGATGCAAGGCAAGCAGCAGTGGCAGATGCGGACAAAGGCACAAGAAAACGACCGCACCACGGGGTAACGGGGCGTTCGGTCGATGCGCAACACCGGGTTTGGTACAAAACCGGCCGGGTTTGGTACGGATTGCCCCCCCGGCCCCGGCTGCCCCCCGGCCACCCCCGCCCCGGCCCGGTACGATTCGCGGCGCGGTTGGTACAGATTGCAGGGGGCGGATCTTTGGGAGGTGCAATTTTGACGAGGAAACGAACATTGGCGACGCGGATCTAAAAAACGCTGCGTTGCAGTCTGTTGATGAAACGACCGCAACGCAATTGCGGCCCTTTTGGCAGGCGGTCTTTGCCGATGGGTCGGTGACGCTGCCCGAAGGGGAGGTGCGGCCTGCGCATTGGAGAGACGAAAAGCTTGATTGGCGCGACTTCGAGAAAGCCTGGCGCGCGTGGCAGGCCGAGATCGGGTTTGATCCGGATGATCCGGCGACCTGGGATGCGGCGGGGGCGCCGGGCTGAAGCCCGGCCTACCGGGGGGCTTGGGCGGGGTGGCTCTGGGGCGGGTTTGGGCCCGGGCGCCGGGTCTGGTGCGGGGCGCGCCGCGCGGGGCTTTTCTGGCGCTCCCTTGCCCCCTACACTCCTAACCCAAGATCGGGCATAAGGCCTGCGACTCAAAGCTGTTGCTCAGGAGAGACCGATGCACGACATCCGCACCATCCGCGAAAATCCCGCCGCTTTCGATGCGGCGATGGCCCGCCGTGGGTTGGAGCCGATGTCGCCGTCGATCCTTGAACTGGACGAGGCGCGCCGCGCCG contains these protein-coding regions:
- a CDS encoding DsbE family thiol:disulfide interchange protein encodes the protein MILPPLVFLALGLMFYLGLGRPGARDLPSTFVGKPAPAITEVALSGYAPVTPEVLATGEVTIVNFWASWCPPCRAEHPRLMQMQAEGLNVVGVNMKDQEGQARQVLEQDGNPFSAIAFDPSGRTSIEWGVTGPPETFILDGDGVVLFKFIGPLVGSDYEQRFVPALNAALGR
- the ccmD gene encoding heme exporter protein CcmD, whose amino-acid sequence is MMPDLGKYAGAVLSSYALSILLIVVLVVASVLRARKVKAELAQIEERQKLG
- a CDS encoding heme ABC transporter permease, coding for MSIWEYANPVKFIRTTDRLLPWFSAGAVICLVVGLVWGFFFTPEDYRQGSTVKIIYLHVPSALMAINAWMMMLVASLIWIVRRHHVSALAARAAAPIGAMMTVIALITGAIWGQPMWGTWWAWDPRLTSFLILFLFYLGYMALWTAIENDDTAADLTSILCLVGSVFALLSRYAVNFWNQGLHQGASLSLDKEENVADVFYHPLLVSIAGFVLLFIALVFLRTQTEIRARRARALLTRERGA
- the ccmB gene encoding heme exporter protein CcmB; this encodes MIALLVRDLRLSVRAGGGFGLGLVFFLIVTVLVPFGVGPETGLLTRIAPGVLWIGALLACLLSLDRIFALDWEDGSLDLLATAPLPMEGVVSVKALAHWITTGLPLVLAAPVLGVLLNLPVGGYLWVVVSLLLGTPALSVIGTFGAALTVGLKRGGLLMSLLVLPLYVPTLIFGAEAARRGAEGLAVQTPLLMLAGISAGAVALLPFASAAVLRINLR
- the ccmA gene encoding heme ABC exporter ATP-binding protein CcmA — translated: MELTVRDLAVARGGVPVLEGVSFGLGPGRALVLRGPNGSGKTTLLRTVAGLQPPFEGTVEGAGERIAYAAHADGLKSMLTVTENLSFWAQAFGTKNISAALKGFNLETLDNRLAGTLSAGQKRRLGLARLMVTGRPVWVLDEPTVSLDTASVQLFAEAVRAHLAAGGSALMATHIDLGLQEAEIFDVTPYKARPRAAASDEAFL
- a CDS encoding Mth938-like domain-containing protein → MRINEITFTDAVPVDGYGPGFFRVGGEVHAGAVLMYGAGANPWGGLDDVAALMDLAGHVDVLFVGTGAEIFHLPSALRARLEDAGIGVEVMNSPSACRTYNVLLSEGRRVALAALPV
- a CDS encoding sulfite exporter TauE/SafE family protein; this translates as MPDLLAEAWNLPGLGWIAFAAFIGGLVRGFAGFGTALVFLPVTAQFLTPFQAILALTFMDILGPMPILRRAWPQVEKGDLGRLTLGTAVMLPVGLAVLQLVPPEAFRYAVSLLALSMLAVLIGGLRYGGVVSRAMVLAIGGAAGFLGGVAGLPGPPVILFYMARPLPAAVIRATTLYYLFVFDLLIILGMGAFGLWEAGAMVLGLGLAVPCMAGNWLGGRMFVPGQDRLYRGAAYGLIALSALSGLPFWR
- the secF gene encoding protein translocase subunit SecF, producing MRLKLVPEVTNWDFFSRSKLWLGISLFMMVLAFGSFMVRGLNYGIDFKGGTTIRTESAQPIDVGAYRSALAALDLGDTTISEVFDPTFGPDQNVAMIRIGAQDGEEAVSGEVIAAAEAALQGVNPDIKFVSVESVGPKVSGELIKTAIIAVTLAIGAVLIYIWLRFEWQFAVGAVVALIHDVILTIGIFSELQIRFDLAIIAALLTIVGYSLNDTVVVFDRVRENLIKYKSKGLKEVLNLSINETLSRTFMTSFTTLIALIALLVLGGDVIRGFVFAMTWGILVGTYSSIFVASAILHRLGVKRDWSKPVDTSGTQFGDIDA
- the secD gene encoding protein translocase subunit SecD — encoded protein: MLQIDLWKRVLIWATLALGVVLALPNAFYTRVEQHNDAASAIELGANTPENQALAAQWPSALPSGLVNLGLDLRGGAHLLAEVKVQDVYAARMDALWPEVRDILRPERATVGTIRLQPAPEGELRVRISEPAGMPRALELVRGLAQPVVSLTGAGSTDLQVSSEGDQIIVTLSEAEKQATDERTMQQSLEIIRRRIDEVGTREPTIQRQGSDRILIQVPGIGSAQELKDIIGTTAQLTFQPVVGRTSNANDSAGVGNEILPYLDREGAYAILEQAPVVTGEELVDAQPSFDQNGRPAVSFRFNPSGARKFGDYTAENIGSPFAIVLDNEVISDPVIQSHISGGSGIITGNFSIEESTNLAVLLRAGALPAGLEFLEERTIGPELGQDSIDAGKIATAVAFAAVLMFMALAYGLFGIFANIALIFNIVLLFGALSLIGATLTLPGIAGIVLTVGMAVDANVLIFERIREELKTARGPARAIELGYEKALSAIIDANFTTFITAVILYVMGSGPVRGFAITLGLGILTSVFTAIFVTRLLIVIWFERRRPKTIEV
- the yajC gene encoding preprotein translocase subunit YajC, encoding MDVNALGQFLPLILIFAIMYFLLIRPQQKKMKEHQAMVEAVRKGDKIVTQGGIIGKVSRVMEGAEVEVEIAEGVKVRIIKSTIAQVLSKTEPAQG